Part of the Candidatus Saccharibacteria bacterium genome, GGCAGCAGCAGGTCAAGCAATATAAAGTCGAATTCTATGTTTTGTAGCAACTCAAGCGCCTGGTCGACGTCGGTAACGGTTTCAACCTTATATTCACCATGCCGTTCTAAATAATCGCCATAAATTTTGTGAAGGACCGGAAAGTCTTCGATCATTAAAATTCGTTTCATTTTTTCCCACTTCTTTCTAAGATTACTGTTGTTAGTGTACCCTGCTTTCCACTATTCATCCGCAAAACTCCTTTATACGATGTGATTATTTTATTCGCTACAAACATTTCTAGTCCAAAACCTTGTATTTCGGGTTTGTCAGTATCAATCTTAAATTTAGAAAAAATCTTTTTTATCTCCTTAGTCGACAGTTCGACTCCGCCGTCTTGAATAGTAACAATGACTTTTTCTTTAGTAATTTTCAGCCCAACCCTAATCAACTGCTTTTTTTCACTGCGTAAAAACGCTGTTTTAAAAATATTACGCATAGCAATTTGTAGCCGATTTTGTTCGGCGTTAACCATGGCAGTTTGATCTTTATCATACTCAATTTTTAAATCTGCTTTTCTGTCAAAGCGTTCTGCTATTTGTTCTGCTGCTGCCGTGATAACAGTAACCACATCAGACTCAAAATCTTGTGACACCTTTTTTTCAGACGATAGACTTTCAAATAAATTATTCAAAGACATCAACAAGTCCTGATTTTCGTCTTTTAATATTTGAATATGTTTCTTGAGCTCTTTAGGCTTAACACCCGAGTCATCCAAGACATCAAGCACCGAACGAGCTGTCGAAACCGGGTGCATTAACTGATGCATTATTAGGTGCAAGAAATTATCGAATGACTTTTCTTGAATTTCAAAGCGATCAAGCTTCATTAAATAGCCAACAATTACCCCAAGAATCACGAAGAACGCCGGATAAAATAACAGTGGGACTAAAAAATCGTCCAAAGCGACCGATTGTGAATTGATTTCACTCAGTACCACTACTGACGCATAGGCTAGCGAGGCAATGATTGAGGTTGCAAACACCATTTTCCGACTCGAAAGCAGGCCTGCCGACACAATTGGCAATGCAAACAAAGCCGTCGTTCGTGCTTCAAGACCACCCTGGTCATAGGTGATAAAAGCAGCCAACACGACGTCAAACAATAACTGCCCAACCAGCACGGCCCGTTGTAGTTCAAGTTTTTGGCTGTTAACGTGCGCAAGTAGCCAAATACCCATGTTTACTACTAGTGCAGCTCCGCCAATCAATACGTAGCGAATGTAGGTGTCGGCTGGCTCGTGTGCGAAAAAACTAGCCAACGTAGCACCAAGCCCAAGCGCTGTAACATATATAAATCGCAGACCAACCAGACGCAGATTTCGATCGAAAATAAATAAGGATTTTTCCTTAGTCGAATTTATATCGAAATAACTTAAGTCCATTGCGGCCTATCTATTGCTATTGCTCATTATACACAAGCGTTATAGTTCGCTCGCTAGTGGCCATGGATTAAAGGTGCAGCCCTGAAGATTGATCGATTGTTGCTGCATAACAGGAGCCGGCTGTCCTGTTCCTGGGCAATTACTGTGGCCGTTGCCGAGCCAATGACCAACTTCATGATTAATCACCATGTGCTGATAATCCCTCAAACTACCGCCTGCGCTATTCCAGCTATCTGTTGCTGTTCGCCAGCGATTATCGTTAATAATTACGTTACGTCCAACACGACACGAATACACCGCAGAGCAAATTGGTGCCGCCGACTCTACTCGCTCTGGACTGGCCAACACTAACGTAAAATTGCCGCCACTGCTGACTTGCGTAAAGCTATTTCCACCACCCGCCCAGCCTCGCCCATCAGCCAGCGTCGCTGCTGCCTTGGCCTTAAAGTCGTTAAAGTCAGATTGGGTCGTACCCCAAATCTCAACACTATAGGTGTACGAATTTAGTTTTATGCTGTCATCTACGGTAACTTCGGTTGAATCAAACGGCACTTCACTGAACTCAAACGACAGGCTTGCACCCTGCGACTTTTGAACCGCCTCGACAAGCTGAGCAGCTATCTGTGACTTGTTGGTAACTTGCGTCCCGTTAACCCCAGCTGTTGTTATTTGCGGCGTTTTACCGCTCACATAAACGCTGGTAACTTCATTGACTGGCGGTTTTTCAAGTTGCACAGCAACAAAATCTACAAATTTACCAACTGCCGCCTGATCAACAACTACATTTTTTTGCTCATCTAGATCGAGCCAGCCAACAATTTGTTCAACAGACGCGGCAACATCATTGATAGTGTAAGACTGGCCTATAATTAGCTGCACTATTCCCTGTTTTGACTCAATTTCTGACTCGGTTACCGGTGGTGTCAGTGGGCCTGTCTGCAACGTGACAGAAATTGACTCCATTGACTGACTATATGAATCCCGCAGCCGAGAGCTCAGTTCACTAACGTTTACGCCAAAACCCTCAGCAGACGGAGTTGGCGCCAGACCACCACTGTCGTTTAACCCAAAGTCGGCTGATACTGGTTCAATAAATGTATCGTCGGTAAACTGCTCAGTTGCCCGCATAACGTCTTTACGATCAATTCCCACCGCTGTGTCTAATCTAGACGACCCTACGTACGGAAATAGCTGCCTAACTAGAGAACGCGTAGTTAGTAGCTCCTGAATGTCTTGCTGTTGAATTGTAATTCCTATCTGGGGAGCTGTGTAGGTTTGGGTTTGGCCATCAAGAACTAGCGTTACTTCACTAGAATTCAAGGTGGTAGAAAGCGTGTTAACCGCTTGGTCGATAGTGTTACCTGACACGTCTATGCCGGCAATTTTAGTATTGGGTAAAAAACTACTACCATACGTTATCTTGGAAACTGCTAAACCGGCTAGCGGCACTAAAGCCAGCACACCTACCAATACGCCTATTAACTTAGACCTTCGGCTACTAAAAGACAAACCTGACAAGCGTCGTTTTTTGACCTTCAAAACACCCCTAAAATTTACTACTTCAATTGTATCCTAGAATCGCTAAACTCGCTTGTGCTTAGGCGGTAATATTTTGAATTCCAGTAATTATAAGATCAACACCAAATGCTCCAACAATAAAACCATTCAGTCGCAAAATTATTTCAATATTTTCATCAAAAACAGTTTTAAACCTATCAACAAGTTTATGTCGCACAAATGCCAGGCAGGCTACGATAGCCAAATTTGCAATCATAACCATGATAATTGTCAGAATTGTTCCAAGTGCTGAAAACTCACCACCAATTACAACGCTAAGCGCAATTGTGCCTGCGCCCACCATAAACGGCAAAGCAACTTCGGACGCAATCTTGCTAAGCTTGCCTTTTATAGTAATAAACGACTCTTTACCTTGAACTATGTAGCTTAAGGCAAAGGCTAGCAATACGACACCGCCAAAAATCCGCAAACTATCAAAACGTATTTTTAATACATGCTCAAATAGATAGGTGCCACTTAGGGCGAACAGTAAGTAAATAGAAGCTGAAATAAGCGACGCAAAGGTCATGATCTTGATGTAGCGGCCAATACCAAACTCTTTTTTAAGCGGTAGTGTATACACAAAAAGAGCGAATGGATTTAATAGCGCTAAGAAGTAAATAATATATTCAATCACAGTCTGCAAATGTAGTTAAAAACAGTCTCTGCGTCAACCATATTATATTTGAATTAGGTTAAGTTGCGTGGGTGTGGTAAGATTGTCAAAGTTGTTTTTTAATGATCTAGTAGTTATTTGTTTATCTAGGACTCATCAAAGAACACCCTAGATACAACATAACGAAAGGTTATTCTCTTGAAGAATGGTTATAAACCACGCAACGCACGTGGAAAAAATTACTCGCGTAACTATAGTAGTAATAATAGACGCCGAGGTGGCGGTGGTGGTAAACGAAAATTTGGTAAGACAATCGACCCAAAACGGTTTGTTAAGCCTGCAAAATTTAGTGAGGTCAAAGAATACGAACCAACAAATACGTTTTTTGACTTCGGCTTTAACGAAGTTATTACACAAAACCTCGTAGCAAAAAACTTTGAAAAACCAACACAAATCCAAGACAAATCGATACCGGTTATCTTACGCGGCGAGGACGTAGTTGGAATTGCCAATACCGGAACCGGCAAAACTGGGGCATTTTTATTACCGCTGTTACACAATTTAATGGCTAATCGTTCACAAAAGGCTTTAATTATTGCTCCAACCAGAGAGCTTGCTATTCAAATTGAAAAAGAATGTGCAGCCTTCGCCAAGAAAAGCGGACTTTTCGGCACACTACTAATTGGCGGCGTGCCAATCGGGCCACAACTGCGAGACTTACGCAGTCGGCCAGAGATTGTTATCGGTACACCCGGAAGAATCAAAGATCATTTGGAGCGTAAAACACTTAAACTGCACGACTTTAGTTACGTAGTGCTTGATGAGGTTGACCGTATGCTCGACATGGGCTTTATTAACGACATCCGCGACATTCTAAGTAACTTGCCTGATCAGCGCCAATCGCTGTTCTTTTCAGCAACTATGAGCAATACAATTAAAGGCTTAATTGAAACGTTCACCAATAGCCCTGTGCACATAATGGCACGGACTGCTGAGACGAGCGATAATGTCGACCAAGCTGTCATTAACTACAAACAAGATGTTGATAAGATCGAACGATTGCATGAATTGCTGGTTTTAGAAAACGTCCAAAAAACGTTGATCTTCAGAGAAACCAAATATTCAGTTGAAAAACTGCATAAAGAACTAAAAACTCGCGGATTTTCTGCTGACTACATGCACGGCGGCAAGAGCCAAGGTGCTCGCCAACGAGCTTTAAAGAAATTCCATAAGGATGAGGTTGATATCTTGATTGCAACCGACGTAGCGGCTCGTGGGATCGATGTTGACGGAATTAGTCACGTGATTAACTATGATATTCCTCAAACCTACGACGACTACACTCACCGCATTGGTCGAACTGGCCGCGGCGGTGAAATTGGCTACGCAGTAACGTTTGTTGGCCACAGGCGCTAGTACCAAAACCAAAAACAACAAAAAACCGACTTGCTTCCAAGTCGGTTTTTTTGATCTACACTAAAATATTTTAGTAACGTCGATCGTTGTTTCGAGGCTCTTGTGGACGAGCTTCGTTAACAGTCACAGAGCGACCATCAATTTCTTTCCCGTTCATGCCATCGATAGCAGCTTTCGCTTCTTCAGCTGATTCGAATTCTACGAATCCGAAGCCTTTTGATCGGTTTGTTTCACGATCTACGATAACCTTAGCTGATGATACTTTACCAAATTCAGCAAATGCGTCTGCTAAAGCTTGGTCATCTACACCCCAACTGAGGCTGCCAACAAATAACTTTGTTCCCATATTTTCCTTATTTTCTCACCGGCTCACTGAAATTCAGTCGCTGCTTCCCAGATACGAACTTTTAACTATTACTCACACTCAAAACTTTAAGCAGTTGTCTTAAGTTCTATAAGAATACCACGTTTTGGGCTTATAGTCCTATTGTATCCGTAAATGCCTTCGCCCACACCTTATACCCCCAATTATTCGGGTGAAAGAAATCGGGGGCATAGTGCAACCAATGGTTAAAGTTTTCCTTAGTTTCTGCCTCAAGTGGTACAGAGTTAAGACGTGGCTGTTTTGATAGTTCATCTCTTACTATTTTGGAGGCAGCTTCTGCCTTATTTACTAATGGTCCCGTACCAAAATCAGGGATGTCTGCTACATATGCACCATCCGGCAGGCCATCTATTAACTGCTTAAACTCACGCCTAAACGTAGCTGGCTCAAAGTCTTTTATGTTATTTGCGCCAATTTCAACAGTAATTACGTCCGGCTTATATTTTGCAAGTTCAGGAAGTTGGTCATTAATCGCTTCCGTTATAACTGCGCCACTTTTACTTAAATTAATGATTTTAACGTAAGAGCCTGTTTTTTGCTCTAAATGCTTAGCAACCAAGCCAACATAGCCGCGCATTGGGCTCGTAGCTCCAATTCCTTGTGCGGCAGAATCACCTAAGGCTACATAAATCAATTCTTGCTGGTCCCCCCTAAACTTACTCTGCTCAACATTTAGTTTGTCCCAGTAATTACTGTACATGCCAACTTGGCTTCGTAGAACCAATAGCAACAATACCTCAACAATAAGAAGTGCAGCCAAGGCTAATCCAATAATCCACAGAGCTCTTTTAACAGGCCCAACTGTAACCGGCGGAAGAATTTTACTTAAAATTTGCATTGATTAAAAGTATACACTGTTCTGGTATCATTATAGTGTTTACTTAAAATGAGGATCAGGAATTTATTATGAATAAAACAACGCTTGGCGTCGGTATATTTGTGGCTCTATTCGTAGCAGGGTTAGGGTATTTAATTGTTTCATCAGACGACACACCGGACACCGCCAACACTTCACCGTCCTCAAATTCTCAAACCGAAACTAGCACCACTCAAGAAGACGGCTCGTCTGAAACAAGCCAAGCAGTTAGCGGTATCTATACCGACTACTCACAAAAAGCTCTAACTAATGCCGAAGGCCAAGTCGTATTATTTTTTCACGCACCGTGGTGCCCGCAGTGTCGACAAATGGAAGCTGATATCTTAGCGAACGGTACACCAGCTGGCTATACCATCCTAAAAGTTGACTATGACAGCAACCAGGACTTACGCGATTTCTACGGCATACGGCTGCAAACAAGCTTCATTAAAGTTTCAAACGACGGAACTGCTCAAGACGAAGTTTACATAGCCTACAACGAACCAACGCTAGCCACTTTAGCTAATGATTATTTAAACTAAGCTCATGACTCAACTAATTATTTCATTCGTTGCTGGAGTTTTGACTGTACTTGCCCCGTGCGTTCTGCCATTGCTGCCAGTTATTTTAGGCGGTTCGGTTACTGCAGCTAGCGAACCGTCAAAACCCAATCTTAAACGACCACTGGTTATCACTGGTAGTTTAGTACTTTCGATTGTTGCATTTAGCATATTGCTTCGCTCAACAGTGAGCTCGTTTAGTATTTCTGACCAAACGCTGCAAATTTTCTCTGGCACAGTTGTTGTTTTATTTGGTCTTAGTTTTGCCGTTCCTAAATTATGGGAATGGGTAGCTCTAAAAACTAAGTTCTACCAAAAATCGACTGGGTTTTTTAGTAAATCTACTGCTAAGAAGAGTAAGTACAGTGACGCTATTTTAGGGCTTAGCCTGGGGCCAGTTTTTACAAGCTGCAGTCCAACCTATTTTTTGATCGTTGGGCCACTTATTGCCAACAACTTCGCAGAAGGGTTACTAAACCTTATTGTGTATAGCATTGGCTTGGCTGGAACTCTGCTGCTAATTGCTATTGGCGGACAAAAAATTGCCAACAAGCTTGGCTGGCTGACAAATCCTAACGGTAAATTCCCGAAAATACTGGGTGTAATTTTTATTATTGTCGGATTAATGATTCTATTCGGTATCGATAAAGAAATCCAAGAATATATCCTTGAACAGGGATGGTACGATCCAATTGGTAATTTTGAACAAGGTTTAGGTATATAGCCGTATTGTAAGCTCACCAAA contains:
- a CDS encoding HAMP domain-containing histidine kinase is translated as MDLSYFDINSTKEKSLFIFDRNLRLVGLRFIYVTALGLGATLASFFAHEPADTYIRYVLIGGAALVVNMGIWLLAHVNSQKLELQRAVLVGQLLFDVVLAAFITYDQGGLEARTTALFALPIVSAGLLSSRKMVFATSIIASLAYASVVVLSEINSQSVALDDFLVPLLFYPAFFVILGVIVGYLMKLDRFEIQEKSFDNFLHLIMHQLMHPVSTARSVLDVLDDSGVKPKELKKHIQILKDENQDLLMSLNNLFESLSSEKKVSQDFESDVVTVITAAAEQIAERFDRKADLKIEYDKDQTAMVNAEQNRLQIAMRNIFKTAFLRSEKKQLIRVGLKITKEKVIVTIQDGGVELSTKEIKKIFSKFKIDTDKPEIQGFGLEMFVANKIITSYKGVLRMNSGKQGTLTTVILERSGKK
- a CDS encoding MarC family protein, with amino-acid sequence MQTVIEYIIYFLALLNPFALFVYTLPLKKEFGIGRYIKIMTFASLISASIYLLFALSGTYLFEHVLKIRFDSLRIFGGVVLLAFALSYIVQGKESFITIKGKLSKIASEVALPFMVGAGTIALSVVIGGEFSALGTILTIIMVMIANLAIVACLAFVRHKLVDRFKTVFDENIEIILRLNGFIVGAFGVDLIITGIQNITA
- a CDS encoding DEAD/DEAH box helicase, coding for MKNGYKPRNARGKNYSRNYSSNNRRRGGGGGKRKFGKTIDPKRFVKPAKFSEVKEYEPTNTFFDFGFNEVITQNLVAKNFEKPTQIQDKSIPVILRGEDVVGIANTGTGKTGAFLLPLLHNLMANRSQKALIIAPTRELAIQIEKECAAFAKKSGLFGTLLIGGVPIGPQLRDLRSRPEIVIGTPGRIKDHLERKTLKLHDFSYVVLDEVDRMLDMGFINDIRDILSNLPDQRQSLFFSATMSNTIKGLIETFTNSPVHIMARTAETSDNVDQAVINYKQDVDKIERLHELLVLENVQKTLIFRETKYSVEKLHKELKTRGFSADYMHGGKSQGARQRALKKFHKDEVDILIATDVAARGIDVDGISHVINYDIPQTYDDYTHRIGRTGRGGEIGYAVTFVGHRR
- a CDS encoding DUF3152 domain-containing protein; translated protein: MKVKKRRLSGLSFSSRRSKLIGVLVGVLALVPLAGLAVSKITYGSSFLPNTKIAGIDVSGNTIDQAVNTLSTTLNSSEVTLVLDGQTQTYTAPQIGITIQQQDIQELLTTRSLVRQLFPYVGSSRLDTAVGIDRKDVMRATEQFTDDTFIEPVSADFGLNDSGGLAPTPSAEGFGVNVSELSSRLRDSYSQSMESISVTLQTGPLTPPVTESEIESKQGIVQLIIGQSYTINDVAASVEQIVGWLDLDEQKNVVVDQAAVGKFVDFVAVQLEKPPVNEVTSVYVSGKTPQITTAGVNGTQVTNKSQIAAQLVEAVQKSQGASLSFEFSEVPFDSTEVTVDDSIKLNSYTYSVEIWGTTQSDFNDFKAKAAATLADGRGWAGGGNSFTQVSSGGNFTLVLASPERVESAAPICSAVYSCRVGRNVIINDNRWRTATDSWNSAGGSLRDYQHMVINHEVGHWLGNGHSNCPGTGQPAPVMQQQSINLQGCTFNPWPLASEL
- a CDS encoding thioredoxin, with amino-acid sequence MNKTTLGVGIFVALFVAGLGYLIVSSDDTPDTANTSPSSNSQTETSTTQEDGSSETSQAVSGIYTDYSQKALTNAEGQVVLFFHAPWCPQCRQMEADILANGTPAGYTILKVDYDSNQDLRDFYGIRLQTSFIKVSNDGTAQDEVYIAYNEPTLATLANDYLN
- a CDS encoding cytochrome c biogenesis protein CcdA; translation: MTQLIISFVAGVLTVLAPCVLPLLPVILGGSVTAASEPSKPNLKRPLVITGSLVLSIVAFSILLRSTVSSFSISDQTLQIFSGTVVVLFGLSFAVPKLWEWVALKTKFYQKSTGFFSKSTAKKSKYSDAILGLSLGPVFTSCSPTYFLIVGPLIANNFAEGLLNLIVYSIGLAGTLLLIAIGGQKIANKLGWLTNPNGKFPKILGVIFIIVGLMILFGIDKEIQEYILEQGWYDPIGNFEQGLGI
- a CDS encoding RNA-binding protein, with product MGTKLFVGSLSWGVDDQALADAFAEFGKVSSAKVIVDRETNRSKGFGFVEFESAEEAKAAIDGMNGKEIDGRSVTVNEARPQEPRNNDRRY
- a CDS encoding SGNH/GDSL hydrolase family protein; amino-acid sequence: MQILSKILPPVTVGPVKRALWIIGLALAALLIVEVLLLLVLRSQVGMYSNYWDKLNVEQSKFRGDQQELIYVALGDSAAQGIGATSPMRGYVGLVAKHLEQKTGSYVKIINLSKSGAVITEAINDQLPELAKYKPDVITVEIGANNIKDFEPATFRREFKQLIDGLPDGAYVADIPDFGTGPLVNKAEAASKIVRDELSKQPRLNSVPLEAETKENFNHWLHYAPDFFHPNNWGYKVWAKAFTDTIGL